GGCGGAGCGCGCCGGGGTGCGGCTGGTCGACACGCGGCTGGTGCTCGAAGGCGGCGGCATCGAGGTGGACGGCGAGGGCACGGCGATCATCACCCGCAGCTGCGTGCTCAATCCGAACCGCAATCCGGGTGTTAGCCAGGCCCAGTGCGAGGTGGAGTTGAGCCGGTTGCTGGGGCTGAAGAAGATCATCTGGCTGCCGGGCATCGCGGGCAAGGACATCACCGACGGGCATACCGATTTCTATGCGCGCTTCACGAGCCCGGGCGTCGTGGTGGCCGGGCTCGATACCGATCCGTCGTCGTACGATCACGCGGTGACGCGGCAGCATCTGGAGATCCTGCGGAAATCCACCGATGCGAAGGGCCGCCCGTTGAAGGTCGTCGTGCTGCCGGGCCCGAAGTCCGTCCGGCATCAATACGAGAACGACGAATTCGCGGCCGGCTATATCAACTTCTACGTGTGCAATCGTGCGGTGATCGCACCGCAATTCGGCGACAGCCGCGCCGACCGCAATACGCGCGACACGCTCGTCGACCTGTTTCCGGGGCGCGAGATCATCCAGCTGAACATCGACGGCATCGCCGCGGGCGGCGGCGGAATCCACTGCACCACGCAACAGCAGCCGGCCTGAGTACTGCCGCAGGCCGGCGCGCGACCGCCGCCCGGGTGACCGTAGCAGGCCCCCTTTCGTTCCGGACTACTGAAAACAAAGCGGACTCCGTCTTGCAAGACGGAAGCCGGCGTGCACGCGTGCGCGCCGACCGCGCAATGGAGTTGAATCATGATGAAACGACGTACCCGCGCGAGCACAGGCAAGCGTATGCGGCCCACACCGGATAACGGCCGGCGCGGCTTCATTCGATATTCGACCGCCGTTCTCGGTTTGCCGCTGCTGGGCAGCCTGACGGCTTGCGGCGGCGGCGATGGTGCCGCCGACGCGGCTTCCACGTCGCCAGGCACGACATCTGGCACGACGCCGTCGACGCGGCAGGTCAAGTACCGGCTGCCGGCCGAAGATGCGCCGCATGCGTCGACCTACATGGCCTTCGCGTCCGGCGCGGAAGGCATCTGGATGCCCGTCA
This region of Burkholderia contaminans genomic DNA includes:
- a CDS encoding agmatine deiminase family protein, coding for MTTRRQLLKRGLSVSGAALAAGALGGLLGRAAHAQQGATWHMPDEGAPHTATWMAFGPSEDIWGARLLPVARANLAAIAKAIAAHEPLKMLVREQDYAIASRLCGSSVELVQRPVDDLWMRDTGPVFVKNPSGQLGGVSFNFNGWGNKQEHDQDAEVAPFVAERAGVRLVDTRLVLEGGGIEVDGEGTAIITRSCVLNPNRNPGVSQAQCEVELSRLLGLKKIIWLPGIAGKDITDGHTDFYARFTSPGVVVAGLDTDPSSYDHAVTRQHLEILRKSTDAKGRPLKVVVLPGPKSVRHQYENDEFAAGYINFYVCNRAVIAPQFGDSRADRNTRDTLVDLFPGREIIQLNIDGIAAGGGGIHCTTQQQPA